Within Amycolatopsis sp. FDAARGOS 1241, the genomic segment GCCTTTCCGGGCGCGGCCGAGGACGTGCAGAGCACGGTGGAAGAGTCGTTGCGGCGGCTGGCGAACCTCGTCACCGGCAACGGCTGACGCAGTACCGCGGAAGGAGACCTCATGACCAGGGACGGACCAGGCCCCGCCTTGCGGCGCATCCGCGCGCGATACTCCGCCGGGGAAGACCGGCCGCTGGCAGGCTATCTCGGTGCGCTGGGCGCCTACGCCGGTACAGTCGGCGCGCTGGGCGCGCTCGGCCGGGTGGCGGGCGTGAAGCTGCCGCGCCGGTGGAGTCCCGGCGACCTCGCTCTGCTCGCGCTCGCGACCTTCAAGGGCTCTCGCACGCTGGCCAAGGCGACGGTGACCAGCCCTCTGCGTGCGCCTTTCACGCGGTTCGAAGGCCCGGCCGGTGAGGACGAGCTGAACGAGTCCGTCCCCGTCTCCGGGCCGCAGCACGCCGTCGGGGAGCTGCTGTCCTGCCCGTTCTGCCTCGACGTGTGGGTCGGCACGGGGTTGACGGCGGGGTTGGTCGCGGCACCGCGGGCGACCCGCCTCGCCCTGACCCTCCTGACGGCCCTGGCCGGCGCCGATGTGGCCCACCTGCTCTACGACAGCGCGAAGAAGCTCGCCGAGCTCTGATGCGTCTGCCGGTTCCCCGGGCCGGACGAACCGGCCAGTCGGCGTGCTCACTCGGCTTGGGCCGGGTGGCGGCACCGTCGGTACTCGGGTTGCCCGGGTTCGGGTACGCCGGCCCGGCGGCGATCACGTGGGCCGGTCAGTGGGCAGGGCTCATCGCCCGCGGATACCCGCTTCGACCGGCCGCACGGCCGCGAGGAGATCA encodes:
- a CDS encoding DUF1360 domain-containing protein — encoded protein: MTRDGPGPALRRIRARYSAGEDRPLAGYLGALGAYAGTVGALGALGRVAGVKLPRRWSPGDLALLALATFKGSRTLAKATVTSPLRAPFTRFEGPAGEDELNESVPVSGPQHAVGELLSCPFCLDVWVGTGLTAGLVAAPRATRLALTLLTALAGADVAHLLYDSAKKLAEL